The Paenibacillus sp. MBLB1832 genome has a window encoding:
- a CDS encoding DUF1385 domain-containing protein encodes MFAGRNVHVTAVRKKDGSLDFLEVPKKVIPWVQALKKIPFVRGIVGIIESSAKGAQHLNFSAESFAEQEGEDTASKRDEKSGLFSSISMVLGVAVVGVISFLFGKFVFTLVPAIIEQFLFQNVFSNQILHNLIEGVIKIILLVGYIYFISLTPMIRRLFQYHGAEHKVISAYEAGVELTVSNVQKFNTLHYRCGSSFIVFTVLIGVVIYSFLHYDGYVERIVQRLILLPLVIGVSYEVLRFTNSLREVPVLRYLGYPGLWLQLLTTKEPEDAQVEVSIASFNRMLEAEKRIMEGRL; translated from the coding sequence ATGTTCGCAGGACGAAATGTGCACGTTACCGCGGTGCGCAAAAAAGACGGTTCCCTTGATTTTCTCGAGGTACCAAAAAAGGTCATCCCTTGGGTTCAAGCACTTAAGAAAATTCCTTTCGTACGCGGCATTGTTGGTATTATTGAGTCTAGCGCCAAAGGTGCGCAGCATCTGAATTTCTCTGCAGAGTCATTCGCCGAGCAAGAAGGTGAGGATACAGCTTCGAAAAGGGATGAGAAATCGGGCTTATTCTCGAGTATTTCCATGGTTCTTGGCGTTGCAGTCGTAGGTGTGATCTCCTTCCTATTCGGTAAATTTGTATTCACGTTAGTACCTGCTATTATTGAGCAGTTTTTATTTCAAAATGTATTTAGCAATCAAATTCTTCATAATCTTATAGAAGGTGTTATCAAAATAATTTTGCTAGTGGGCTATATATATTTCATCTCCCTAACCCCCATGATTCGCCGTCTATTCCAATACCATGGTGCTGAGCATAAGGTCATCAGTGCTTATGAGGCTGGCGTTGAGCTCACTGTCAGCAATGTGCAGAAATTCAATACACTTCATTACCGGTGTGGGAGCAGTTTTATCGTATTTACCGTATTGATTGGTGTTGTGATTTATTCATTCCTTCACTATGATGGCTATGTGGAACGAATTGTTCAGCGTTTGATTTTGTTGCCGCTCGTTATTGGTGTTTCCTATGAAGTTCTGCGATTCACGAATTCCTTACGAGAAGTGCCTGTGCTGCGTTATTTGGGATATCCGGGATTGTGGTTGCAATTGCTAACGACCAAAGAGCCTGAGGATGCTCAAGTCGAAGTGTCTATCGCCTCTTTCAACCGCATGCTGGAAGCAGAAAAACGAATTATGGAGGGACGGCTATGA
- a CDS encoding DoxX family protein, whose product MRRKFSPIEIAIGVLIAIGLLMSLKALFIPIIVLGAIFLLYKLPPSRWKKTTIRRGPERGKTKNAKFRVINGNKDHSSDDYPKYH is encoded by the coding sequence ATGAGAAGAAAGTTTTCTCCGATTGAGATCGCCATTGGTGTTCTAATTGCAATTGGTCTACTCATGAGTCTGAAAGCCTTATTTATCCCGATTATTGTGCTTGGGGCGATCTTCCTCTTGTACAAATTGCCCCCTTCTCGTTGGAAAAAGACGACGATTCGTCGCGGACCTGAACGAGGGAAAACAAAAAACGCGAAATTTCGCGTCATTAATGGAAACAAAGATCATTCTTCTGATGATTATCCGAAATATCACTAA
- a CDS encoding patatin-like phospholipase family protein produces MKINGVFEGGGVKGIALAGGVSAAMERGYTFHEVAGTSSGAIVAAFLAAGYTGEEMKELIIRAPFKSFMQRSPIFNTKIIGPAARLLLKKGLYSGEALEHWVAKQLAAKGVRTFGDLLPNQLRIIASDITQGKLLVLPNDIAQYGMDPAKLSVAKAVRMSTSIPYFFDPVRIRHNIKSSEKTKPFSEQFVYIVDGGLLSNFPLWVFDNEMPRDKRIPVIGFQLVGKNDLQMHDIRGPFTMLEALFSTMLSAHDERYIEQKNRFRTVKIPTLGVGNTQFNLSKELSMSLYDSGFRASNAYFKGWSASSYEENYEKYVMRPPVKS; encoded by the coding sequence GTGAAGATTAATGGTGTATTTGAAGGCGGCGGGGTAAAAGGAATTGCCTTGGCGGGTGGCGTGAGCGCAGCGATGGAGCGAGGTTACACGTTCCATGAAGTTGCAGGTACAAGCTCTGGTGCGATTGTCGCCGCGTTTCTGGCAGCGGGGTACACGGGGGAAGAGATGAAAGAATTAATCATCCGAGCCCCGTTTAAGTCGTTTATGCAGCGTTCTCCGATCTTCAATACGAAGATCATCGGTCCCGCGGCGCGACTGCTTCTTAAGAAGGGTCTCTATTCCGGCGAAGCGCTCGAACATTGGGTGGCGAAGCAGCTTGCTGCCAAAGGTGTCCGCACCTTTGGCGATCTATTGCCCAATCAGCTGCGCATTATCGCCTCCGACATCACACAAGGCAAACTGCTCGTACTGCCGAATGATATCGCCCAGTACGGGATGGACCCTGCGAAGCTTTCGGTGGCCAAGGCCGTTCGAATGAGTACGAGTATTCCGTACTTTTTCGACCCCGTGCGCATTCGCCACAATATAAAAAGCTCCGAGAAGACGAAGCCTTTCTCAGAGCAATTTGTTTATATCGTGGATGGCGGCTTATTGAGCAATTTCCCACTCTGGGTGTTCGATAACGAAATGCCGCGGGATAAGCGCATTCCCGTCATAGGCTTCCAGCTCGTTGGTAAGAATGATTTGCAGATGCATGACATTCGAGGTCCGTTTACCATGCTGGAAGCGCTCTTCAGCACGATGTTAAGCGCACATGACGAGCGTTATATCGAGCAGAAGAATCGCTTCCGTACCGTCAAGATCCCAACGCTTGGCGTCGGCAATACACAATTCAACTTGTCGAAGGAGTTAAGTATGTCTTTATACGACTCCGGTTTTCGAGCGTCCAACGCGTATTTTAAGGGCTGGTCGGCAAGCAGCTATGAAGAGAATTATGAGAAGTACGTCATGCGTCCTCCTGTAAAATCGTAA
- the mntR gene encoding transcriptional regulator MntR: MATPSMEDYLERIYKLIDEKGYARVSDIAEGLEVHPSSVTKMIQKLDKDNYLIYEKYRGLILTPKGKKMGKRLMDRHELLEGFLTMIGVHEDNIYKDVEGIEHHLSWDSITCIETLVEYFRRDPSRAEELMNVRKELEAES; this comes from the coding sequence ATGGCTACGCCAAGTATGGAAGATTATTTGGAGAGAATATACAAGCTTATCGATGAGAAAGGCTACGCTCGTGTTTCTGACATTGCTGAAGGGCTTGAAGTGCACCCCTCTTCCGTAACGAAAATGATTCAAAAGTTGGATAAAGACAACTACTTAATCTACGAAAAGTATCGCGGACTCATTCTGACGCCAAAAGGGAAAAAGATGGGCAAGCGTTTGATGGATCGGCACGAACTTCTTGAAGGCTTCTTAACGATGATTGGTGTCCACGAGGACAACATATATAAGGATGTCGAAGGCATCGAACACCATTTAAGCTGGGATTCGATCACATGTATTGAAACGCTTGTGGAGTACTTCCGCAGGGATCCTAGTCGTGCAGAGGAATTAATGAATGTACGTAAAGAATTAGAGGCTGAAAGCTAG
- the splB gene encoding spore photoproduct lyase: MSTELLTRPAPSTSIFVPELVYFEPDALLYPKGKQIYAWAQQEGLEIHMTTSHNQIRDLPGESDLDKYRIAKRTLVVGLRKTLKFETSKPSAEYAIPIATGCMGHCHYCYLQTTMGAKPYIRVYVNIDDILDAAKRYIEEREPEITRFEAACTSDPVGLEHISGSLKQIIEFMGQQEHGRLRFVTKYHHVEPLLDAKHNKHTRFRFSVNADYVIKNFEPGTSRFHERIEAAGKVAKAGYPLGFIIAPIIWHDGWEEGYRTLLEKLHHTLPPKATQDLTFEMIQHRFTKTAKNIIEKRYPKTKLEMDEEKRKYKWGKYGKGKYVYKDEQATALREFITEQIFEKFPQAKIEYFT, encoded by the coding sequence ATGTCAACTGAATTGCTAACGAGACCCGCACCCAGCACGTCAATTTTCGTTCCAGAGCTCGTTTATTTCGAACCAGACGCTTTACTATATCCAAAAGGTAAACAAATTTATGCTTGGGCCCAGCAAGAAGGCCTCGAGATTCATATGACAACCTCACATAATCAAATTCGTGATTTGCCTGGTGAGTCTGATCTGGATAAATATCGAATTGCGAAGCGTACACTCGTTGTCGGGCTCCGGAAAACGTTAAAGTTTGAAACTTCCAAACCGTCCGCCGAGTACGCGATTCCGATCGCAACGGGCTGTATGGGGCATTGTCATTATTGTTATTTGCAAACGACGATGGGTGCAAAGCCGTATATCCGAGTCTATGTGAACATCGACGATATTCTGGATGCAGCTAAACGATACATCGAAGAGCGTGAACCAGAAATTACACGCTTTGAAGCCGCGTGCACCTCGGATCCAGTTGGGCTGGAGCATATTTCAGGCTCTTTAAAACAAATTATCGAGTTCATGGGACAGCAGGAGCACGGCAGATTGCGTTTTGTCACCAAATATCATCATGTGGAACCCCTGTTGGACGCCAAACATAATAAACATACGCGATTTCGCTTCAGTGTAAACGCTGATTATGTGATCAAAAATTTTGAGCCTGGCACTTCAAGGTTCCACGAACGGATTGAAGCGGCAGGTAAAGTAGCCAAGGCGGGATATCCACTTGGCTTCATTATCGCACCGATTATATGGCATGATGGCTGGGAAGAAGGCTACAGGACGCTTCTAGAGAAGCTGCATCATACACTTCCACCCAAGGCAACGCAAGACCTGACCTTCGAGATGATTCAACATCGTTTCACCAAAACAGCCAAAAATATTATTGAAAAACGGTATCCCAAAACCAAGTTAGAAATGGATGAAGAGAAACGGAAATACAAATGGGGCAAATACGGGAAAGGCAAATATGTATACAAAGATGAGCAAGCAACAGCGCTGAGAGAGTTTATTACTGAACAAATTTTTGAAAAATTCCCGCAAGCAAAGATCGAATATTTCACTTAA